The Emcibacteraceae bacterium genome contains a region encoding:
- a CDS encoding ATP-dependent 6-phosphofructokinase, translated as MKIGILTSGGDVPGLNACIKAIVEGAEKNGWQTIGIKRGWKGLFDYNPAGNEAENNLLSKPLNSSDLRGIENIGGTILHTSRFNPVQIGEEFLPSFLKGNVPASKFKEGTFDCTDHVLKVLDHMEIDVLIPIGGDGSLRFAAHLSKQKFPVISIPKTMDNDVNGTDYCIGFSTCVTRCVDSINKIKTTAASHERIAIIELFGRHSGEPALLSGHIAAADRVLIPEVSVDLEHFSDLIISDRKKNTDNYSIAVVAEGVRLKGGENVYLGLKDHYGNEKLGGIGDIIYNHLRSNHSSSVLTQPLAYLLRSGEPDALDKLIAKNFGTLAIQLIEKKTFGKMTAIIDGNYEVTNNDSVLIEQPGLIVENLYDINNYRPDIKNILGRPMYL; from the coding sequence ATGAAAATAGGCATCTTAACCAGCGGCGGTGATGTACCGGGATTAAATGCTTGCATCAAAGCGATCGTAGAAGGGGCTGAAAAAAATGGTTGGCAGACAATCGGCATCAAACGGGGCTGGAAAGGGCTGTTTGATTATAACCCTGCAGGAAATGAGGCTGAAAATAATTTATTATCAAAACCGCTCAATTCTTCAGACTTGAGAGGCATTGAGAATATAGGCGGCACCATTCTTCACACGTCCCGATTTAACCCGGTCCAGATCGGTGAAGAATTTCTTCCCTCCTTTTTAAAAGGCAATGTCCCTGCCTCAAAATTCAAAGAAGGAACATTTGACTGCACAGACCATGTTCTCAAAGTACTAGATCATATGGAAATTGATGTGCTTATCCCGATCGGTGGCGATGGATCGCTGAGATTCGCGGCACATTTAAGCAAACAGAAGTTCCCCGTCATCAGCATCCCGAAAACCATGGACAATGATGTAAACGGCACCGATTACTGTATCGGCTTCAGCACCTGCGTCACCCGCTGTGTTGACAGTATCAATAAAATAAAAACGACCGCCGCCAGTCACGAGCGCATAGCGATTATTGAGCTTTTCGGTCGCCATAGCGGCGAACCTGCTCTGCTTTCCGGCCATATTGCCGCCGCTGACCGGGTTCTTATTCCCGAAGTATCCGTTGACCTTGAACATTTTAGCGACCTGATTATATCCGACCGCAAAAAAAACACTGATAATTACTCTATCGCTGTTGTTGCCGAAGGGGTAAGACTTAAAGGCGGAGAAAATGTCTATCTGGGATTAAAAGACCATTATGGTAACGAAAAACTCGGAGGCATAGGGGACATTATTTATAACCACTTACGCTCAAATCACAGCTCAAGTGTCCTGACACAACCTCTTGCTTATCTTCTGAGAAGTGGGGAGCCTGATGCCCTTGATAAACTTATTGCCAAAAACTTCGGCACGCTGGCTATTCAGCTTATAGAGAAAAAAACCTTCGGTAAAATGACTGCAATTATTGACGGCAATTATGAGGTAACCAACAATGACAGTGTCCTTATTGAGCAGCCCGGACTGATTGTTGAAAATCTTTATGATATAAATAACTACCGTCCGGATATTAAAAATATTCTTGGTCGTCCCATGTATCTTTAA
- a CDS encoding prolyl-tRNA synthetase associated domain-containing protein, translating into MVATENDLFRLLDNLNIETTTYQHPPLYTVEDSQSLRGEIPGGHCKSLFLKDKKNNFILAVLSEDRRLDMKALSDCESLNVGRLSFASAERMIDMLGIKPGSVTPFSLINVDNNDLIVILDKGMLEQEYLNYHPLHNEATTTIHRDDLIKFIEHFGFNPIILDFDKL; encoded by the coding sequence ATGGTGGCAACTGAAAATGATTTATTTAGATTACTGGATAATCTGAATATTGAAACCACGACTTATCAGCATCCGCCACTTTACACAGTCGAGGACTCGCAATCACTGCGCGGCGAAATACCGGGTGGACATTGCAAAAGCCTTTTCCTGAAGGACAAAAAAAATAATTTCATTCTTGCCGTTCTTTCAGAGGACAGGCGACTGGATATGAAGGCGCTTTCTGATTGTGAGAGCCTTAATGTCGGGCGCTTAAGTTTTGCCAGTGCAGAACGGATGATTGACATGCTGGGTATAAAACCTGGCTCTGTTACACCATTTTCCCTGATTAATGTAGATAATAATGACTTGATCGTCATCCTTGATAAAGGCATGCTGGAGCAGGAATATCTTAATTATCATCCACTTCATAATGAAGCAACGACAACCATTCACCGCGATGATCTGATAAAATTTATTGAGCATTTCGGCTTTAATCCAATCATTTTAGACTTTGACAAACTATAA
- the trxA gene encoding thioredoxin codes for MQQQGTPSPYIIDVDMPGFVSEVIEKSMDVPVIVDFWAPWCEPCKTLGPIIEKVVMQANGAVILAKVNIDEAQEIAAQMQIRSVPTVVAFVGGRPVDAFAGVKSETELKAFIEKIAPDMGPSEIDQLLEFAKAQEAEGNLKEAGGAYSQIVQMDETNNEALAGLATVFIKLGDLENAKNVLAEAPDKNNPAIRAAQATLDTVAQVDGLDDIETLRNALNKDDNDHQARFDLALQLWARGERDEAADQLLYIFKADKEWQDDGARKQLLKFFEVAGPMDPFTIAARRKLSSLLFS; via the coding sequence ATGCAGCAACAAGGTACCCCGTCCCCCTATATTATTGACGTTGATATGCCTGGATTTGTTTCCGAAGTTATTGAAAAATCCATGGACGTTCCCGTTATCGTTGATTTCTGGGCACCGTGGTGCGAGCCTTGCAAAACATTGGGGCCAATTATCGAAAAAGTGGTCATGCAGGCAAATGGTGCTGTCATTCTCGCCAAGGTTAATATTGATGAAGCACAGGAAATTGCCGCACAGATGCAAATCCGATCAGTGCCCACAGTTGTAGCATTTGTCGGTGGCAGGCCAGTTGATGCTTTTGCAGGTGTAAAAAGCGAGACAGAATTAAAAGCCTTTATAGAAAAAATAGCGCCTGATATGGGGCCATCCGAAATTGATCAGCTTCTTGAATTTGCCAAAGCTCAGGAAGCAGAAGGCAATTTAAAAGAGGCCGGTGGCGCCTATTCCCAGATTGTACAAATGGACGAAACCAATAATGAGGCTCTCGCGGGACTTGCCACCGTTTTTATTAAACTTGGTGATCTGGAAAATGCCAAAAATGTATTGGCAGAAGCGCCCGACAAGAATAATCCGGCAATCCGTGCCGCTCAGGCCACACTGGACACCGTAGCACAGGTTGATGGGCTTGATGATATAGAAACTTTAAGAAATGCGCTTAATAAAGATGACAATGATCATCAGGCCCGTTTTGATCTTGCCCTACAGCTTTGGGCAAGAGGAGAGCGAGATGAAGCGGCAGACCAGCTTCTGTATATCTTTAAAGCCGATAAAGAATGGCAGGATGACGGCGCGAGGAAGCAGCTTCTTAAATTTTTCGAAGTGGCCGGACCTATGGATCCTTTTACCATTGCCGCAAGAAGAAAGCTCTCTAGCCTGCTCTTTTCCTGA
- a CDS encoding LON peptidase substrate-binding domain-containing protein yields the protein MKKLPDIIPLFPLTGAILLPKGYLPLNIFEPRYIEMVEAAHDSDGIIGMIQPKGSKISSSRDNNDLYGTAKRGRPLYKTGCAGLITKMETIGENQYLVILNGISRFEISEELPMVNSYREARISNANFLDDGNEKPLAEKELKTRYLSSLKKYFNRFSMDINPADFSDISDEEIINSMAMICPFDSAEKQLIIETPTLTDRAKLMIKIIDFNLLQHDIASEENLH from the coding sequence ATGAAAAAATTACCGGACATAATTCCTCTTTTTCCTTTAACGGGTGCAATTTTATTGCCAAAGGGGTATCTCCCTCTCAATATTTTTGAGCCAAGATATATTGAAATGGTGGAAGCGGCCCACGACAGTGATGGGATTATTGGCATGATTCAGCCGAAAGGATCAAAAATTTCCAGCTCACGTGATAATAATGATCTATACGGTACCGCCAAAAGAGGACGGCCCCTTTATAAAACAGGCTGTGCCGGATTGATTACAAAAATGGAGACAATTGGTGAAAATCAATATCTCGTTATTCTGAATGGTATCAGCCGTTTTGAAATTTCAGAAGAACTGCCAATGGTGAACAGCTACAGGGAAGCGCGCATCAGTAATGCAAATTTCTTAGATGATGGGAACGAAAAACCGCTTGCAGAAAAAGAGCTTAAAACCCGCTATTTAAGTTCACTCAAAAAATATTTTAATCGTTTCAGCATGGATATTAATCCTGCTGATTTTTCTGACATCAGTGATGAGGAAATTATTAACAGTATGGCGATGATATGTCCTTTTGATTCTGCTGAGAAACAGTTAATTATTGAAACACCAACCCTCACAGACCGGGCAAAACTGATGATAAAAATTATTGATTTTAATCTGCTCCAACATGATATAGCATCAGAAGAAAATTTACATTAA
- a CDS encoding Trm112 family protein, whose protein sequence is MDPRLLDVLACPVTKSSLIYDEKAQELISKKAKLAFPVRDGIPIMLVEEARELD, encoded by the coding sequence CTGGACCCCAGGTTGCTTGACGTGCTTGCCTGTCCCGTTACCAAAAGCAGTCTTATCTATGATGAAAAAGCGCAGGAACTGATCAGCAAAAAAGCAAAACTGGCCTTCCCGGTAAGGGACGGCATTCCTATAATGCTTGTCGAAGAAGCACGGGAACTGGACTAA
- a CDS encoding UbiH/UbiF/VisC/COQ6 family ubiquinone biosynthesis hydroxylase, with amino-acid sequence MNKKIAAKKVDIIISGAGVVGMTLACILADQGLEIALIDPLNVKVSLNDEFDGRSYAISYAPYMMLKTTGLWDKIGFAAQPINEIHVTDGNSPVFLHFDQKELGDGPLGQMVEVRHIRSGLYDAIKDRKNINLFSPDQIISSQTLPGHVEIDLKSGKKLNATLLVGAEGRGSTLRQQKDINIRVWDYKQTGIVTTVEHELDHQGIAHEKFFPSGPFAILPLKNNHSSIVWCEPPERAETIMALSERAFNAELAKKFGTFLGTVKSLGKRWSYPLTMQLADDYIAERFCLIGDAVHGIHPIAGQGFNLGLRDIAALSEILVDAHRLGGDIGSELVLERYVRWRRTDNNILALGMDGLTRLFSNDNPIIRLGRRAGLAIVEEAPPLKKFFMRHARGTVGKLPKLLRGEPL; translated from the coding sequence ATGAACAAAAAAATTGCCGCTAAAAAAGTAGATATTATTATTTCCGGTGCCGGTGTTGTTGGAATGACACTTGCCTGCATTTTAGCGGATCAGGGGCTGGAAATTGCCCTTATTGATCCTTTGAATGTGAAAGTATCGCTTAATGATGAATTTGATGGACGTTCCTATGCGATATCCTATGCCCCTTATATGATGTTAAAAACGACTGGCCTTTGGGACAAGATTGGTTTTGCGGCACAGCCGATCAATGAAATCCATGTGACAGATGGTAATAGTCCGGTATTTCTGCATTTTGATCAAAAAGAGCTTGGTGACGGCCCGCTCGGCCAAATGGTTGAGGTTCGCCATATTCGTTCGGGTCTCTATGATGCGATAAAGGACCGCAAGAATATTAACCTTTTTTCCCCTGATCAGATTATTTCCAGTCAAACATTACCCGGTCATGTTGAAATTGACCTTAAAAGCGGTAAAAAACTGAATGCGACTTTACTTGTCGGGGCAGAAGGACGTGGATCAACCTTAAGACAACAAAAAGACATTAACATCCGGGTCTGGGATTATAAGCAGACAGGTATTGTAACCACTGTTGAGCATGAACTGGATCATCAGGGTATTGCCCATGAAAAATTCTTTCCATCGGGCCCTTTCGCCATATTGCCGCTAAAAAATAACCATTCATCAATCGTCTGGTGCGAACCGCCGGAGCGTGCGGAAACGATTATGGCTCTTTCGGAAAGAGCGTTTAATGCGGAGCTCGCAAAAAAATTCGGAACATTTCTCGGTACCGTAAAGTCGCTGGGGAAAAGATGGTCCTATCCACTAACCATGCAGCTTGCTGATGATTATATTGCCGAAAGATTTTGTCTGATCGGTGATGCCGTTCACGGCATTCATCCAATTGCGGGGCAAGGGTTTAATCTTGGCCTTCGGGATATAGCGGCACTGTCAGAAATATTAGTAGATGCCCATCGCTTAGGCGGGGACATTGGGTCTGAACTGGTGCTTGAGAGATATGTCCGCTGGCGGCGCACGGATAATAATATTCTGGCACTGGGTATGGATGGCCTGACACGGTTATTTTCAAATGATAATCCAATTATTAGATTAGGGCGACGTGCCGGGCTTGCCATTGTTGAGGAGGCACCCCCATTAAAGAAATTTTTTATGCGTCATGCCCGTGGTACGGTTGGAAAATTACCCAAGCTATTACGCGGAGAACCACTCTAA
- a CDS encoding ammonium transporter has product MDTLKSGTDVFFILIGAILVFAMHAGFAFLEVGSVRKKNQVNALVKIIADFAISTVVYFFIGYNIAYGVSFLGNAAEISGISENSLFLGNGYDLVKFFFLLTFAAAIPAIISGGIAERSRFKPQLLATAIIVGLIYPLYEGMVWGSLFDFQTFMADNFGAPFHDFAGSIVVHAMGGWLALGAVVTLGARMGRYRKDGAPLGIPPSNIPFLALGSWILCIGWFGFNVMSAQTVSTASGLVALNSLMAMVGGILSALVVGKKDPGFVHNGALAGLVAVCAGSDLMHPIGALFVGIVAGIIFVYAFTTCGNRWKIDDVLGVWPLHGLCGLWGGIAAGIFGQQAFWGLGGVSLIAQITGSVVGIIIAGISGFVVFGLIKKTVGFRLSQEDEYLGADLAIHNISATPEEDFGLR; this is encoded by the coding sequence GTGGACACATTAAAATCAGGAACAGACGTTTTTTTTATTCTTATTGGGGCAATTCTCGTATTTGCCATGCATGCAGGTTTTGCCTTTCTTGAGGTGGGAAGTGTACGAAAGAAGAATCAGGTTAATGCATTGGTAAAAATCATCGCAGACTTTGCTATCTCAACCGTCGTTTATTTTTTTATTGGCTACAATATTGCCTATGGTGTCTCATTTTTGGGCAATGCCGCGGAAATAAGCGGTATTTCAGAAAATTCCCTTTTTCTCGGAAATGGCTATGATCTGGTCAAATTTTTCTTTCTGCTGACATTTGCCGCTGCAATACCGGCAATTATTTCTGGCGGCATTGCCGAACGCAGCCGTTTTAAACCGCAGCTTTTGGCAACGGCCATCATCGTCGGCCTTATTTATCCGCTATATGAGGGAATGGTCTGGGGTAGTTTGTTTGATTTTCAGACTTTCATGGCTGATAATTTTGGCGCACCATTTCATGATTTTGCGGGGTCCATTGTTGTCCACGCCATGGGAGGATGGCTTGCACTCGGTGCCGTGGTAACTCTGGGTGCCCGCATGGGACGATATAGAAAAGACGGCGCACCGCTTGGAATTCCACCATCCAATATTCCTTTTCTCGCGCTTGGTTCCTGGATTCTCTGTATCGGATGGTTTGGCTTTAATGTCATGAGCGCACAGACTGTTAGCACCGCAAGCGGTCTTGTTGCCCTGAATAGCCTTATGGCTATGGTCGGCGGTATTCTGTCCGCTTTAGTTGTCGGCAAGAAAGACCCTGGTTTCGTTCATAATGGTGCCTTGGCAGGATTGGTTGCCGTTTGTGCAGGATCAGATTTAATGCACCCTATTGGGGCACTGTTTGTCGGTATTGTCGCCGGGATAATATTTGTTTACGCCTTCACAACTTGCGGAAATCGCTGGAAAATTGATGATGTACTCGGTGTTTGGCCACTGCATGGGCTATGCGGACTATGGGGTGGAATTGCAGCAGGCATCTTCGGACAACAGGCTTTCTGGGGCTTGGGTGGTGTCTCCCTGATAGCGCAAATTACCGGTTCTGTGGTAGGTATCATAATTGCCGGAATTAGTGGATTTGTCGTCTTCGGACTCATAAAGAAAACTGTCGGATTCAGGCTTTCCCAGGAAGATGAATATCTGGGCGCCGATCTTGCCATTCATAATATTAGCGCCACACCGGAAGAAGATTTTGGGCTAAGATAG
- a CDS encoding DNA translocase FtsK 4TM domain-containing protein, protein MASRRSTIKKTAKKSLLPESVTEFLVNLLIRLWGITLIALFAASVVAFFSYDPNDPSWNNAVTTDANNLLGTAGAWTSDVLLQSLGLGAYVLVLPLLTWGWRIVTLKGLPYIFMHLLVLPILVIAAVITLSTLPVYQNWPLVNVGLGGFMGQMLLGYVQSFFAWVQVNFYPQIVFIVFAAITALSFAYTAGLEREEWKALFRGIKWCVFTFFSKIFSAFASIRGLFGGRNADASGAEIDVRRNKVPVRKEPPIKSEPNKEKRTIPIIDPEQRNLKAGKRETIERQPMLDIISDGQFALPSLSLLSQPKPLAEQDRLTHDALEQNARMLEAVLDDFGVKGEITKVRPGPVVTLYELEPAPGTKSSRVINLADDIARSMSATSARVAVVSGKNAIGIELPNSKREIVALREILSSSIYEDSKAKLPMALGKDIGGDPIVADIASMPHLLVAGTTGSGKSVAINVMILSLLYKLTPAQCRLIMVDPKMLELSVYDDIPHLLTPVVTDPKKAVVALKWAVREMEHRYQNMAKLQVRNITAYNKRLEEAKQKGENIIRKVQTGFDPDTGKPIYEEESLDLTPLPMIVVIVDEMADLMLVAGKDIEALIQRLAQMARAAGIHLIMATQRPSVDVITGTIKANFPTRVAFQVTSKIDSRTILGEQGAEQLLGMGDMLYMAGGGRITRVHGPFVNDQEVERVVTALKKQGRPDYLSSIVEEPDEGFDSDFLQNAQMTPNGGKSSGDDLYDQAVAIVARDQKASTSYIQRQLQIGYNRAANIIDKMERDGVVSSANHVGKREVLVSDHSEDY, encoded by the coding sequence TTGGCAAGCAGACGTAGTACTATTAAAAAAACAGCAAAGAAATCTCTTTTACCTGAGTCGGTAACAGAGTTTCTTGTTAATTTGCTTATTCGGCTTTGGGGCATCACTCTGATTGCTTTATTTGCTGCGTCGGTTGTGGCCTTTTTCAGCTACGACCCTAATGATCCAAGCTGGAATAATGCTGTTACAACAGACGCAAATAATCTTCTTGGCACCGCTGGTGCCTGGACGTCTGATGTCTTGCTTCAAAGTCTGGGCCTGGGTGCTTACGTCCTTGTACTTCCCCTCTTAACATGGGGCTGGCGGATTGTTACGCTTAAAGGACTTCCATACATTTTTATGCACTTACTGGTCCTGCCCATACTGGTGATTGCGGCTGTCATTACACTTTCAACGTTACCTGTTTATCAGAACTGGCCTTTGGTCAATGTCGGACTTGGCGGATTTATGGGTCAAATGCTGCTTGGATATGTCCAAAGCTTTTTTGCCTGGGTTCAGGTGAATTTTTATCCTCAAATTGTTTTCATTGTTTTTGCAGCAATTACTGCCTTAAGTTTTGCCTATACTGCGGGCTTGGAAAGGGAAGAGTGGAAAGCACTCTTTCGCGGTATTAAATGGTGCGTATTTACTTTCTTTTCAAAAATATTTTCTGCCTTTGCGTCTATCAGAGGTCTGTTTGGCGGACGGAATGCTGATGCAAGTGGAGCAGAAATTGATGTCAGGCGAAACAAAGTGCCGGTACGAAAAGAACCTCCAATAAAAAGTGAGCCTAATAAGGAAAAACGGACAATTCCGATTATTGATCCGGAACAAAGAAATCTGAAAGCCGGTAAAAGGGAAACAATTGAACGTCAACCAATGCTGGACATCATATCGGACGGGCAGTTTGCCTTGCCGTCTCTTAGCCTGCTTTCCCAACCTAAACCGTTGGCCGAACAGGACCGTCTTACCCATGATGCATTGGAGCAAAATGCCCGAATGCTGGAAGCGGTTCTTGATGACTTTGGTGTTAAAGGTGAAATAACCAAAGTACGGCCGGGACCGGTTGTCACCCTTTATGAACTGGAACCCGCACCCGGAACAAAATCTTCCCGGGTTATTAACCTTGCCGATGATATTGCCCGCTCTATGAGCGCAACATCAGCCCGTGTTGCTGTCGTTTCCGGTAAAAATGCTATCGGCATCGAACTTCCAAACAGTAAAAGGGAAATCGTTGCTCTTCGTGAAATATTATCTTCCAGCATTTATGAAGACAGCAAAGCAAAGCTTCCTATGGCTCTTGGTAAGGATATCGGCGGTGACCCCATTGTCGCTGACATCGCATCAATGCCACACTTACTCGTGGCTGGTACCACCGGGTCTGGTAAGTCTGTCGCGATCAATGTGATGATCCTGTCACTACTCTATAAGCTGACGCCAGCTCAGTGTCGCCTGATTATGGTTGATCCGAAAATGCTCGAATTATCTGTATATGATGATATTCCGCATCTTCTAACCCCTGTTGTAACGGATCCTAAAAAAGCCGTTGTTGCCTTAAAATGGGCAGTGCGCGAAATGGAACACCGTTACCAGAATATGGCAAAACTGCAGGTTCGAAATATTACCGCCTATAATAAGCGCCTCGAAGAAGCGAAACAAAAGGGTGAAAATATAATTCGCAAAGTTCAAACCGGATTTGATCCAGACACTGGAAAGCCTATTTATGAGGAAGAAAGCCTTGATCTTACGCCGCTCCCTATGATTGTCGTTATTGTTGATGAAATGGCAGATCTTATGTTGGTTGCGGGCAAAGATATTGAAGCTCTTATTCAAAGACTGGCACAGATGGCCAGGGCAGCGGGCATCCATCTTATTATGGCAACGCAGCGTCCGTCAGTGGACGTCATCACCGGCACAATTAAAGCCAACTTTCCAACCAGGGTTGCTTTCCAGGTAACATCAAAAATTGACAGCCGCACCATCCTTGGTGAGCAGGGCGCTGAACAGCTGCTAGGTATGGGCGATATGCTTTATATGGCCGGTGGCGGCCGTATCACCCGTGTTCATGGACCGTTTGTCAATGACCAGGAAGTGGAAAGGGTTGTTACGGCCCTTAAGAAACAAGGACGTCCTGATTATCTGTCCAGTATTGTTGAAGAACCCGATGAAGGATTTGATTCCGATTTTCTGCAAAATGCTCAGATGACCCCTAATGGCGGCAAATCAAGCGGCGATGATCTTTATGACCAAGCCGTTGCCATTGTGGCCAGGGATCAAAAGGCATCAACAAGCTATATTCAGCGTCAGTTACAAATTGGGTATAACAGAGCCGCCAATATTATTGATAAAATGGAAAGGGACGGTGTGGTCAGTAGTGCCAACCATGTTGGCAAACGCGAGGTGCTGGTCAGTGATCATTCAGAAGATTATTAA
- a CDS encoding outer membrane lipoprotein carrier protein LolA: MLKFLIKAILISTFFGQMAYAVQQSDEAPAPAKAKMVDFGVPPSVITGEDRDQIIQKVQDNLNAIRSLKATFVQRGPEGNVDEGTIYIERPGKIRFEYSNDNPILVVSNGDMLSFIDYEINQVSRWPIDKTPLSVLVNDQINLKDKEIEIPEIIRFAGLIKMSVVQPDQKDQGFITLIFEESTMELKSWEVIDVQGYTTRVALVNPEYNIAVDEKEFTFNDPRPQRNRGPRR, from the coding sequence ATGTTGAAGTTTCTTATAAAAGCAATATTGATATCCACGTTCTTTGGGCAGATGGCCTATGCCGTGCAACAATCCGATGAAGCCCCAGCCCCGGCAAAAGCCAAAATGGTCGATTTTGGGGTGCCCCCATCTGTCATTACAGGTGAAGATCGGGATCAGATCATTCAAAAAGTACAGGACAATCTGAATGCTATCCGTTCCCTAAAAGCCACTTTCGTGCAAAGAGGCCCGGAAGGCAATGTCGATGAAGGGACGATCTATATTGAACGTCCCGGCAAAATCCGATTTGAATATAGCAACGACAATCCGATTTTGGTGGTCAGTAATGGTGATATGCTTTCGTTCATCGATTATGAAATCAACCAGGTCAGCCGCTGGCCAATTGACAAAACACCTCTCAGCGTTCTGGTTAATGACCAGATTAATCTAAAAGATAAAGAAATTGAAATTCCTGAAATTATCCGCTTCGCCGGCCTGATCAAGATGTCGGTTGTTCAACCGGATCAGAAGGATCAGGGATTTATCACATTGATTTTTGAAGAATCGACCATGGAGTTGAAATCATGGGAAGTGATTGATGTTCAGGGCTATACGACACGTGTGGCTCTCGTTAACCCTGAATATAATATTGCTGTTGATGAAAAAGAATTTACCTTTAATGATCCAAGACCTCAACGAAATCGCGGTCCAAGAAGATAA
- the xth gene encoding exodeoxyribonuclease III, giving the protein MSKIRLITWNINSVRARLDIVDRLLAEYNPDILCLQETKVQNQMFPKDVFNKYGLIHHALAGQKSYHGVATLSRLPIASINIIDWCGKGDARHVETALDNGIKLHNFYVPAGGDEPDIALNDKFAHKLDFLAEMTDWSHTLPQDDHHILVGDLNIAPLESDVWSHKQLINVVSHTPAECEALNAVQEAHNWFDVMRHFVPDPERLYSWWSYRARDWRTSDKGRRLDHIWCSQPLKGKMKSMKVLEDARGWEKPSDHAPVMVDIEL; this is encoded by the coding sequence ATGTCAAAAATCCGTCTTATCACGTGGAATATTAACAGCGTACGCGCAAGGCTTGATATTGTTGATCGATTGCTGGCGGAATATAATCCGGATATCCTCTGCCTGCAGGAAACAAAGGTGCAAAACCAGATGTTCCCCAAGGACGTTTTCAACAAATACGGATTAATCCACCATGCTCTGGCCGGACAGAAAAGCTATCACGGAGTAGCCACCTTAAGCCGATTACCAATCGCATCCATCAATATAATAGACTGGTGCGGTAAGGGGGACGCGCGACATGTTGAAACGGCTCTGGACAATGGCATTAAGCTTCATAATTTTTATGTACCGGCAGGCGGTGATGAGCCGGACATAGCCCTGAATGATAAATTTGCTCATAAATTGGACTTTCTTGCTGAAATGACAGACTGGTCCCATACTCTGCCACAGGATGACCATCATATTCTTGTCGGTGATTTGAATATCGCCCCGCTGGAAAGTGACGTTTGGTCCCATAAGCAACTGATCAATGTGGTTAGCCACACCCCTGCTGAATGTGAGGCCTTAAATGCGGTACAGGAAGCCCATAACTGGTTTGACGTTATGCGACATTTCGTTCCGGACCCGGAACGATTATACAGCTGGTGGTCTTATCGTGCCCGCGATTGGCGAACCTCTGACAAAGGGCGGAGACTGGATCATATTTGGTGCAGCCAGCCTTTAAAGGGAAAAATGAAATCCATGAAAGTGCTTGAAGATGCTCGTGGCTGGGAAAAGCCATCGGATCATGCCCCAGTGATGGTTGATATTGAGCTTTAA
- a CDS encoding SDR family NAD(P)-dependent oxidoreductase translates to MTESVLVTAANKRIGKSIAEYLSRLGYYIFIHHHKSIDDAKVLLSELEAGGEIVQCDLGDYDAVESMMTNIVESGKSLRHIVNNASLFSRDEATDFNEKSFSDHMNINLRGPMQLARGLYNSLADNERGSVVNILDSKVFALNADFFSYSLSKFGLYGATEMMAQAFSPKVRVNGVAPGLTLISETQSKENFELASHLNFIGAPINVDDVAASVCHLINTQSINGAVLPVDGGQKMMNFTKDVVDVASGILKKNK, encoded by the coding sequence GTGACTGAAAGCGTACTGGTAACAGCGGCGAACAAACGGATCGGCAAATCAATTGCCGAATATTTAAGCCGTCTTGGCTATTATATTTTCATTCACCACCATAAAAGCATTGATGATGCGAAAGTCCTGCTTTCGGAACTTGAAGCGGGCGGTGAAATTGTGCAATGCGATCTTGGTGATTATGATGCTGTTGAATCTATGATGACCAACATTGTGGAATCGGGCAAATCGTTACGGCATATTGTCAATAATGCTTCACTTTTTAGTCGTGATGAAGCCACTGATTTTAACGAAAAAAGTTTCTCAGATCATATGAATATAAATTTGCGTGGCCCTATGCAGTTGGCCCGCGGGCTATATAATAGTCTTGCTGATAATGAGCGGGGAAGTGTCGTAAATATCCTGGATAGTAAGGTCTTTGCTTTAAATGCAGATTTCTTCAGTTACAGCTTAAGCAAATTCGGCCTTTATGGGGCGACCGAAATGATGGCGCAGGCTTTTAGCCCGAAAGTGCGTGTTAACGGCGTTGCACCAGGGTTAACCCTGATCAGTGAGACTCAAAGCAAAGAAAATTTTGAGCTTGCCAGTCATTTAAATTTTATAGGAGCGCCCATTAATGTTGATGATGTTGCGGCCTCAGTTTGCCATTTGATCAATACGCAGTCCATTAACGGTGCCGTTTTACCTGTTGACGGTGGTCAGAAAATGATGAATTTCACCAAAGATGTTGTTGATGTGGCAAGCGGTATATTGAAAAAGAACAAATAA